A stretch of the Terriglobales bacterium genome encodes the following:
- a CDS encoding DUF5661 family protein, which translates to MNRFTRTDALHIGTQLGIDWRRVDVDEFTAGLNVELEHGQRDPATDVTHDDPLVTGKIALAHLNELPDYYTRLARIEAEAVS; encoded by the coding sequence ATGAACCGCTTCACCCGCACCGATGCACTGCACATCGGCACCCAGCTCGGGATCGACTGGCGGCGCGTGGACGTGGATGAGTTCACCGCCGGCCTGAACGTCGAGCTCGAGCACGGGCAGCGCGATCCGGCGACCGACGTGACGCACGACGACCCGCTCGTCACCGGGAAGATCGCCCTGGCACACCTGAACGAGCTACCCGACTACTACACGCGGCTGGCCAGGATCGAAGCGGAAGCGGTCTCGTAG
- a CDS encoding thioredoxin domain-containing protein has protein sequence MENLLAGEASAYLRSAAHQPVHWLPWGDAAFARARAEDKPILLDIGAVWCHWCHVMDRESYENPKLAELINEKFVAIKVDRDERPDVDSRYQAAVQAISGQGGWPLTVFLTPEGKPFYGGTYFPPADHYGRPGFERVLLAIADAFHNKHDEVKQSAEQLLSVMSQAETFAGRSKDFSPAVVDAIVRSAEKMYDAQNGGFGSAPKFPHPAAVELLLDRYARGETKLRDILMGTLVRMAQGGVYDQIAGGFHRYSVDAQWIVPHFEKMSYDNSELLKNYVHGYQALNEPFFAAVAQDIIRWMDAWLSDRERGGFYGSQDADISLDDDGDHFTWTLAEAQEVLRGDELAVAALRYDINETGEMHHNPAKNVLYVDASLDQIAEKLAKTREQVAEILERAKQKMYEARTKRPIPYIDKTVYTNWNALCISAYLGASRILMLDDAKHFALRSLDRILAEAWSNSGGLAHVVAYSDPAAPKRHVPGMLDDHAFTVSACLDAYEATADLSYFNFARKIAGRMVEKFFDPVGGGFFDTATGEQGALGALSTRRKPFQDSPTPAGDPAAAIALLRLHAYTNEASDRDNAEATLEVFAGIAEQYGIFAGTYGVASVLFSEPHTLVVVIGEDQRALELEAAALAPFALNKSVVRIAHNEVVPQNLPPALAETVANLPAVKESRSVAVVCSNFTCRPPIGEPDELERVLRETLASR, from the coding sequence ATGGAGAACCTCCTGGCCGGGGAAGCATCGGCGTACCTCCGCTCGGCGGCGCACCAGCCGGTGCACTGGCTGCCCTGGGGGGACGCGGCGTTCGCCCGCGCCCGCGCCGAAGACAAGCCCATCCTGCTCGATATCGGCGCGGTGTGGTGCCACTGGTGCCACGTGATGGACCGCGAGTCGTACGAGAACCCGAAGCTCGCCGAGCTGATCAACGAGAAGTTCGTCGCCATCAAGGTGGACCGCGACGAGCGCCCCGACGTGGACAGCCGCTACCAGGCGGCGGTGCAGGCCATCAGCGGGCAGGGGGGCTGGCCGCTGACCGTGTTCCTCACGCCGGAAGGCAAACCGTTCTACGGTGGAACGTACTTTCCTCCCGCCGACCACTACGGCCGCCCGGGCTTCGAGCGCGTCCTGCTGGCGATCGCGGACGCCTTCCACAACAAGCACGACGAGGTGAAGCAGTCGGCCGAGCAGTTGCTCTCGGTGATGTCGCAGGCGGAGACGTTCGCCGGGCGCTCGAAAGATTTTTCGCCGGCGGTCGTCGACGCCATCGTGCGCTCGGCGGAGAAGATGTACGACGCGCAGAACGGCGGCTTCGGCTCCGCGCCGAAGTTCCCGCATCCGGCGGCGGTCGAGCTGCTGCTCGACCGCTACGCGCGCGGCGAGACGAAGCTGCGCGACATCCTGATGGGCACGCTGGTGCGCATGGCGCAGGGCGGCGTGTACGACCAGATCGCCGGCGGCTTCCACCGCTACTCGGTGGACGCGCAGTGGATCGTGCCGCACTTCGAGAAGATGTCGTACGACAACTCGGAGCTGCTGAAGAACTACGTGCACGGCTACCAGGCGCTGAACGAGCCGTTCTTCGCAGCGGTCGCGCAGGACATCATCCGCTGGATGGACGCGTGGCTCTCGGACCGGGAGCGCGGCGGATTTTACGGGTCGCAGGACGCCGACATCTCGCTCGACGACGACGGCGACCATTTCACCTGGACGCTGGCGGAGGCGCAGGAGGTGCTGCGCGGCGACGAGCTGGCGGTCGCGGCGCTGCGCTACGACATCAACGAGACCGGCGAGATGCATCACAACCCGGCGAAGAACGTCTTGTACGTGGACGCGTCGCTTGACCAGATCGCGGAGAAGCTGGCGAAGACGCGCGAGCAGGTGGCGGAGATCCTGGAGCGTGCCAAGCAGAAGATGTATGAAGCGAGGACGAAGCGCCCGATCCCGTACATCGACAAGACGGTGTACACGAACTGGAACGCGCTGTGCATCTCGGCGTACCTGGGCGCGTCGCGCATCCTCATGCTCGACGACGCGAAGCACTTCGCGCTGCGCTCGCTCGACCGCATCCTGGCGGAGGCGTGGTCGAACTCGGGCGGGCTCGCGCACGTGGTGGCGTACTCCGATCCGGCGGCGCCGAAGCGGCATGTTCCGGGAATGCTGGACGACCACGCGTTCACGGTGAGCGCGTGCCTCGACGCCTACGAGGCGACCGCGGACCTGAGCTACTTCAACTTCGCGCGCAAGATCGCCGGCCGCATGGTGGAGAAGTTCTTCGACCCCGTGGGCGGCGGATTCTTCGACACCGCGACGGGCGAGCAGGGCGCGCTCGGCGCGCTCAGCACGCGCCGGAAGCCGTTCCAGGATTCGCCGACTCCCGCCGGCGACCCGGCGGCGGCCATCGCTCTGCTGCGGCTGCACGCGTACACCAACGAGGCGAGCGATCGGGACAACGCTGAAGCGACACTTGAGGTATTCGCCGGAATCGCCGAGCAGTACGGCATCTTCGCCGGGACGTACGGGGTGGCGTCGGTGCTGTTCTCGGAGCCGCATACGCTGGTCGTGGTGATCGGGGAGGACCAGCGCGCGCTGGAACTGGAAGCGGCGGCGCTGGCGCCGTTCGCGTTGAACAAGTCGGTGGTACGGATCGCGCACAACGAGGTCGTGCCGCAGAACCTGCCGCCGGCGCTGGCGGAAACGGTGGCGAACCTGCCGGCAGTGAAGGAGTCGCGCAGCGTGGCGGTCGTCTGCTCGAACTTCACGTGCCGCCCGCCGATCGGAGAGCCGGACGAACTGGAGCGGGTGCTGCGGGAGACACTCGCAAGCAGGTAA
- the dps gene encoding DNA starvation/stationary phase protection protein Dps → MTTATQHTFRTNIDIPEKQRHEIIELLNQRLADAADLKSQTKYAHWNVKGMHFQQLHELFDEIAAHLEAHTDLIAERITALGGVARGTVRQAAADSNLPEYQLEAVDGEEHVSALVTRLGKFANEIRAGIDAADRQNDKATADLLTEVVREADKDLWFLEAHLQH, encoded by the coding sequence ATGACGACAGCGACCCAACATACCTTCCGCACGAACATCGACATCCCCGAGAAGCAGCGGCACGAGATCATCGAGCTTCTGAACCAGCGGCTGGCGGACGCCGCGGACCTGAAGTCGCAGACCAAGTACGCGCACTGGAACGTGAAGGGCATGCACTTCCAGCAGTTGCACGAGCTGTTCGACGAGATCGCGGCGCACCTCGAGGCGCACACCGACCTGATCGCCGAGCGCATCACGGCGCTGGGCGGGGTGGCGCGCGGCACGGTGCGCCAGGCGGCGGCGGATTCGAACCTGCCGGAGTACCAGCTCGAGGCGGTGGACGGCGAGGAACACGTCTCGGCACTGGTGACGCGGCTGGGCAAGTTCGCGAACGAGATCCGCGCGGGCATCGACGCGGCCGACCGCCAGAACGACAAGGCGACCGCCGACCTGCTGACCGAGGTCGTGCGCGAGGCCGACAAGGACCTGTGGTTCCTCGAGGCGCACCTGCAGCACTAG